CACCATTCCAGCCGTGCTGACTGGATTGAAAGCCACGACAGGTGCCAATTCGATTATCGACGGCAAACGCATTCCCACGGGTGCCTATAGTTGGATGATCACGGTCGATCCTGACGAGCAATCACGCTATGGGTCCATGGCCGTTGTCATTTATCAATCGCGTGAGCGGACGACCGACTTCCCGTCTGCACCGGTAGAAACGGCCAACCAAAATGCCGCTGCCGAGCGTATTGCCTTGGTAGGCGATGCCATCGGCTTTGCGGGCGGTGCAGGCGGTTCGGTGCAACTCTTGTCATCCGGAGCAACGTTATCTCAGCTCACGTCGGGTAATTGGTTGATGCTCTCGCGAACGACGCGACCAGCGGCAACACCACCCGCCGCCCGCGTCGCATCGCAGGTTTTCCGTTGGTACCGCGTCGTGGGCGTCGACGGCGAACCCACCGTTTACACACCCACAAACGACACGACCGTGGGCGGCATATCCGTCCCCGCCTCCCACTCCTCGAACCCGCGCTCGAATACGACGGTGTGGTCGCTCAAGGTGATGTTGGACGGTCCAGATTGGGATTTCTCAACGGCTCCGTCCACGGACGCCACAACCAATTCGCTGACCTACGCGACGCTCGTCGAAGACGTCGTCGCAGTCAATGAAAAGACGATCCTACTCGCCGATTTCCTGAAGTAGCGTGCCCCGCCACCCCTCCTGCCTCTTCCTTGTCTCCCCCCTCTCCTTGTCTCTCCCTTTCTCTTCTAAGCAAGTCCGATGAATCGCAAGCAACCACCCGCTGGCATCATCCTGTTGGTCGTGCTCAGTTCGCTGACCTTTTTCAGCGTGCTGCTCGCTGCCTATTTGGTCTTCAGCAACCAGTCCCGCTACGCATCGTTCGCGATTTCAGCGCGAAACATTCACCGTCATGACATCAATGGGATCTTTGACGATGCGCTGATGACGCTGATTCGCGGCACAAGCGTCCCCACCAATCCGTTCTACGGCGAGGATCTGCTGAGCGATTACTACGGGCGCAACGATTACATGGCGTTGCAAGTCCGCGCGGGTTCGACGGTTGCGCCTCCCACCAATGGATATATTCGGTTGTCGTTGCAACACGATCCGGCGGCCACGGGTGGACAGACTCCCTCGACCCAGAATGTGAACGATCTGTACACGGGCCGGATCATCACCTTCACCGATGGCAACTTTACGGGACAGACCTTTCGGATTTTGCATTCGATTTCGACATCCGCCGGCAATCATGATGTGATCATCGAGACCAAACCGGAATTGGGAAACACGGTGCCGAACGCGAGCGACAAGATCTGGATGAATGGTGTACCACGCAGTTCACCGGGGCTGGGTTTTGACGGGACAAATATCAACAATACCGCGTCGAGAGGATACCAGTATCAGAATAATCCTCCGTTGTTTGGCAATGTCGGTTTCCAATTGCCGGTCGCCTTGCAACCGAATTCGCTCGGCAACAATGTCGACAAAAGCAGCATCGTCAACGCTGCCGGCAGTGACTTCGATGAAGGCTACGATGCCGCCGATTTCAATAACTGGTTTCTGAGTTACCGCGATACCAGC
This genomic window from Allorhodopirellula heiligendammensis contains:
- a CDS encoding type IV pilus modification PilV family protein, whose translation is MNSFLKISRSALVPQALNSAGSVGRMLSAADVSDCAPRLGGRRMVSPRTGITLIEVTFAIGVILIGMVGLTAILPLAGHRAQDALDFDTAAAMSDGVLKEVVARNLIRDAALTGVQNLSYSSGGKEFTVIQPFCLDPLLADNTAPAVYEKYDMSWFPFYSTDHDPLVDPSSTYTISPGFAGQPRLQRVGLNAFSSYTFPQRFEIARTWVESPNDLSELRPKDRTIPAVLTGLKATTGANSIIDGKRIPTGAYSWMITVDPDEQSRYGSMAVVIYQSRERTTDFPSAPVETANQNAAAERIALVGDAIGFAGGAGGSVQLLSSGATLSQLTSGNWLMLSRTTRPAATPPAARVASQVFRWYRVVGVDGEPTVYTPTNDTTVGGISVPASHSSNPRSNTTVWSLKVMLDGPDWDFSTAPSTDATTNSLTYATLVEDVVAVNEKTILLADFLK